A single genomic interval of Trichosurus vulpecula isolate mTriVul1 chromosome 6, mTriVul1.pri, whole genome shotgun sequence harbors:
- the LOC118855496 gene encoding biogenesis of lysosome-related organelles complex 1 subunit 2-like, giving the protein MVERAEEAMEPTEADITGLCQDMFSKMATYLTGKLTATSEDHKLLENMNKLTSLKYLEMKDIAVNIGRNLKDLNQKYAALQPYLDQITLTEVQVAALERPAYKLDAYSKKLEAKYKKLERR; this is encoded by the coding sequence ATGGTGGAGAGGGCAGAGGAGGCCATGGAGCCCACTGAGGCGGACATCACcgggctgtgccaggacatgttctccaaaatggccacgTACCTGACGGGCAAGCTGACAGCTACCAGTGAAGACcataaacttctggaaaatatgaacaaactgactagcttgaagtatctagaaatgaaagatattgcagtaaacataggtagaaacctaaaggacttaaaccagaaatatgcagcacttcagccttatctggatcagatcactCTAACTGAAGTGCAAGTAGCAGCTCTTGAGCGGCCAGCTTACAAGttggatgcatattcaaagaaactagaagcaaagtacaagaagttagagaggcGATGA